The proteins below are encoded in one region of Scylla paramamosain isolate STU-SP2022 chromosome 8, ASM3559412v1, whole genome shotgun sequence:
- the LOC135102661 gene encoding uncharacterized protein LOC135102661 isoform X2 — protein sequence MAEFQVQAMADGNTPDDLPQRGRVTEVCREWLMHEDQALAYRLQNEEYQSHLVTNRERNQLLRQDTPKAREEQIREDHEAAIAQTALELALAQQEARDADLAANLSLQLNVKELEKKQQQEEEDMLYARSLMEREKESIRQVRELRQVEREAAYLGINTGNDNVALLSRKERRERSASQAGATSEGSAPASSSGVSSDLSDLSDFCLQPTNDMDEEEQRALQEDQDAEQDGKRRGDLLHRDQLLAIEAQDRELAKVLQEQERAKAKKAREKARQKALQKKQAEGKSPLPEPSPRVRGSSPQEGRSSSSPLQPLDCNSPGPSGYSNNESPVPSNYAGSSPGYLSPESPREDVDQQWQQPPRGQRLQRPDSLDLPGVSRSTTASIHQEPSRNPHHNFPVVKTNKPRLPDPENAPGEVFGETSSSSSMERSPGMGFTNIACAIDPTYQRRVMRGELAPSPQATLQSSSSSSTTSSGTGGLVGASVSSPISPLPPPVFDDDEEDDYPVPPYMPIQGQRRTASLEKNRRPKPPKEKSNSKDSCKQQ from the exons ATGGCGGAGTTCCAGGTGCAGGCCATGGCAGACGGCAACACGCCCGACGACCTGCCGCAGCGGGGACGAGTAACGGAGG TGTGCCGAGAATGGCTGATGCATGAGGACCAGGCACTGGCGTACCGGCTGCAGAATGAGGAGT ATCAAAGTCATCTGGTGACCAACCGAGAGCGGAACCAGTTGCTGCGGCAGGACACCCCCAAGGCGCGGGAGGAGCAGATCAGGGAGGACCATGAGGCTGCCATTGCCCAGACAGCCCTGGAGCTTGCCTTGGCCCAGCA GGAAGCTCGAGATGCAGACTTGGCAGCCAATTTGTCTCTGCAGCTAAATGTAAAGGAGTTGGAGaaaaagcagcagcaagaggaggaagacatgttGTATGCACGCAGTTTGATG GAACGAGAGAAGGAATCAATAAGGCAGGTTCGAGAGCTGCGGCAGGTAGAAAGGGAGGCGGCATACCTTGGGATTAATACTGGGAACGACAATGTGGCTCTGCTGTCACGCAAAGAGAGGAG GGAGCGAAGTGCCAGTCAGGCTGGAGCAACAAGTGAAGGCTCAGCTCCAGCCAGCAGCAGTGGGGTGTCCTCTGACCTCTCAGATCTCAGTGACTTCTGCCTGCAGCCTACCAATGacatggatgaggaggagcagagagccTTGCAGGAAGATCAAGATGCT GAACAGGACGGAAAGAGGCGAGGGGACCTGCTGCACCGGGACCAGCTGCTGGCCATCGAGGCGCAGGACCGGGAGCTGGCCAAGGTGCTGCAGGAGCAG GAGAGAGCCAAGGCCAAGAAGGCACGTGAAAAGGCCAGGCAAAAGGCTCTTCAGAAAAAGCAGGCAGAAGGAAAGTCACCACTCCCAGAGCCATCTCCCAGGGTTCGTGGGTCCAGCCCTCAG GAAGGAAGGTCCAGCAGTTCCCCTCTGCAGCCTTTGGACTGCAACTCCCCCGGACCATCTGGGTATTCAAATAACGAGTCACCAGTACCCAGTAATTACGCTGGCTCCAGCCCAGGCTACTTGTCTCCCGAGTCTCCAAGGGAAGATGTGGaccagcagtggcagcagcctcCCCGAGGGCAGCGGCTCCAGAGGCCAGACTCTCTTGATCTCCCTGGAGTGTCACGGTCCACCACAGCCTCCATCCACCAGGAACCCTCAAGGAATCCCCACCACAACTTTCCTGTGgtgaaaacaaataaaccaaG ACTACCTGATCCAGAAAATGCTCCTGGTGAAGTCTTTGGtgagaccagcagcagcagcagcatggagCGCAGTCCAGGCATGGGCTTCACCAACATAGCGTGTGCCATTGACCCGACCTATCAGCGGCGGGTCATGCGGGGGGAGCTGGCGCCGTCCCCCCAGGCCACcctccagtcttcctcctcgtcctccaccacAAGCAGTGGTACAGGAGGTTTGGTAGGAGCCTCTGTCAGCTCACCAATCTCACCTCTGCCTCCTCCAG TGTTTGATGACGATGAGGAGGATGACTATCCGGTGCCGCCCTACATGCCCATCCAGGGCCAGCGCCGCACTGCCAGCCTGGAGAAGAACCGTAGACCAAAGCCTCCCAAGGAAAAGTCAAACAGTAAAGACAGTTGCAAGCAGCAGTAG
- the LOC135102661 gene encoding uncharacterized protein LOC135102661 isoform X3 yields the protein MHEDQALAYRLQNEEYQSHLVTNRERNQLLRQDTPKAREEQIREDHEAAIAQTALELALAQQEARDADLAANLSLQLNVKELEKKQQQEEEDMLYARSLMEREKESIRQVRELRQVEREAAYLGINTGNDNVALLSRKERRERSASQAGATSEGSAPASSSGVSSDLSDLSDFCLQPTNDMDEEEQRALQEDQDAELARLLQEQDGKRRGDLLHRDQLLAIEAQDRELAKVLQEQERAKAKKAREKARQKALQKKQAEGKSPLPEPSPRVRGSSPQEGRSSSSPLQPLDCNSPGPSGYSNNESPVPSNYAGSSPGYLSPESPREDVDQQWQQPPRGQRLQRPDSLDLPGVSRSTTASIHQEPSRNPHHNFPVVKTNKPRLPDPENAPGEVFGETSSSSSMERSPGMGFTNIACAIDPTYQRRVMRGELAPSPQATLQSSSSSSTTSSGTGGLVGASVSSPISPLPPPVFDDDEEDDYPVPPYMPIQGQRRTASLEKNRRPKPPKEKSNSKDSCKQQ from the exons ATGCATGAGGACCAGGCACTGGCGTACCGGCTGCAGAATGAGGAGT ATCAAAGTCATCTGGTGACCAACCGAGAGCGGAACCAGTTGCTGCGGCAGGACACCCCCAAGGCGCGGGAGGAGCAGATCAGGGAGGACCATGAGGCTGCCATTGCCCAGACAGCCCTGGAGCTTGCCTTGGCCCAGCA GGAAGCTCGAGATGCAGACTTGGCAGCCAATTTGTCTCTGCAGCTAAATGTAAAGGAGTTGGAGaaaaagcagcagcaagaggaggaagacatgttGTATGCACGCAGTTTGATG GAACGAGAGAAGGAATCAATAAGGCAGGTTCGAGAGCTGCGGCAGGTAGAAAGGGAGGCGGCATACCTTGGGATTAATACTGGGAACGACAATGTGGCTCTGCTGTCACGCAAAGAGAGGAG GGAGCGAAGTGCCAGTCAGGCTGGAGCAACAAGTGAAGGCTCAGCTCCAGCCAGCAGCAGTGGGGTGTCCTCTGACCTCTCAGATCTCAGTGACTTCTGCCTGCAGCCTACCAATGacatggatgaggaggagcagagagccTTGCAGGAAGATCAAGATGCT GAGTTAGCTCGGCTCCTTCAGGAACAGGACGGAAAGAGGCGAGGGGACCTGCTGCACCGGGACCAGCTGCTGGCCATCGAGGCGCAGGACCGGGAGCTGGCCAAGGTGCTGCAGGAGCAG GAGAGAGCCAAGGCCAAGAAGGCACGTGAAAAGGCCAGGCAAAAGGCTCTTCAGAAAAAGCAGGCAGAAGGAAAGTCACCACTCCCAGAGCCATCTCCCAGGGTTCGTGGGTCCAGCCCTCAG GAAGGAAGGTCCAGCAGTTCCCCTCTGCAGCCTTTGGACTGCAACTCCCCCGGACCATCTGGGTATTCAAATAACGAGTCACCAGTACCCAGTAATTACGCTGGCTCCAGCCCAGGCTACTTGTCTCCCGAGTCTCCAAGGGAAGATGTGGaccagcagtggcagcagcctcCCCGAGGGCAGCGGCTCCAGAGGCCAGACTCTCTTGATCTCCCTGGAGTGTCACGGTCCACCACAGCCTCCATCCACCAGGAACCCTCAAGGAATCCCCACCACAACTTTCCTGTGgtgaaaacaaataaaccaaG ACTACCTGATCCAGAAAATGCTCCTGGTGAAGTCTTTGGtgagaccagcagcagcagcagcatggagCGCAGTCCAGGCATGGGCTTCACCAACATAGCGTGTGCCATTGACCCGACCTATCAGCGGCGGGTCATGCGGGGGGAGCTGGCGCCGTCCCCCCAGGCCACcctccagtcttcctcctcgtcctccaccacAAGCAGTGGTACAGGAGGTTTGGTAGGAGCCTCTGTCAGCTCACCAATCTCACCTCTGCCTCCTCCAG TGTTTGATGACGATGAGGAGGATGACTATCCGGTGCCGCCCTACATGCCCATCCAGGGCCAGCGCCGCACTGCCAGCCTGGAGAAGAACCGTAGACCAAAGCCTCCCAAGGAAAAGTCAAACAGTAAAGACAGTTGCAAGCAGCAGTAG
- the LOC135102661 gene encoding uncharacterized protein LOC135102661 isoform X1 yields MAEFQVQAMADGNTPDDLPQRGRVTEVCREWLMHEDQALAYRLQNEEYQSHLVTNRERNQLLRQDTPKAREEQIREDHEAAIAQTALELALAQQEARDADLAANLSLQLNVKELEKKQQQEEEDMLYARSLMEREKESIRQVRELRQVEREAAYLGINTGNDNVALLSRKERRERSASQAGATSEGSAPASSSGVSSDLSDLSDFCLQPTNDMDEEEQRALQEDQDAELARLLQEQDGKRRGDLLHRDQLLAIEAQDRELAKVLQEQERAKAKKAREKARQKALQKKQAEGKSPLPEPSPRVRGSSPQEGRSSSSPLQPLDCNSPGPSGYSNNESPVPSNYAGSSPGYLSPESPREDVDQQWQQPPRGQRLQRPDSLDLPGVSRSTTASIHQEPSRNPHHNFPVVKTNKPRLPDPENAPGEVFGETSSSSSMERSPGMGFTNIACAIDPTYQRRVMRGELAPSPQATLQSSSSSSTTSSGTGGLVGASVSSPISPLPPPVFDDDEEDDYPVPPYMPIQGQRRTASLEKNRRPKPPKEKSNSKDSCKQQ; encoded by the exons ATGGCGGAGTTCCAGGTGCAGGCCATGGCAGACGGCAACACGCCCGACGACCTGCCGCAGCGGGGACGAGTAACGGAGG TGTGCCGAGAATGGCTGATGCATGAGGACCAGGCACTGGCGTACCGGCTGCAGAATGAGGAGT ATCAAAGTCATCTGGTGACCAACCGAGAGCGGAACCAGTTGCTGCGGCAGGACACCCCCAAGGCGCGGGAGGAGCAGATCAGGGAGGACCATGAGGCTGCCATTGCCCAGACAGCCCTGGAGCTTGCCTTGGCCCAGCA GGAAGCTCGAGATGCAGACTTGGCAGCCAATTTGTCTCTGCAGCTAAATGTAAAGGAGTTGGAGaaaaagcagcagcaagaggaggaagacatgttGTATGCACGCAGTTTGATG GAACGAGAGAAGGAATCAATAAGGCAGGTTCGAGAGCTGCGGCAGGTAGAAAGGGAGGCGGCATACCTTGGGATTAATACTGGGAACGACAATGTGGCTCTGCTGTCACGCAAAGAGAGGAG GGAGCGAAGTGCCAGTCAGGCTGGAGCAACAAGTGAAGGCTCAGCTCCAGCCAGCAGCAGTGGGGTGTCCTCTGACCTCTCAGATCTCAGTGACTTCTGCCTGCAGCCTACCAATGacatggatgaggaggagcagagagccTTGCAGGAAGATCAAGATGCT GAGTTAGCTCGGCTCCTTCAGGAACAGGACGGAAAGAGGCGAGGGGACCTGCTGCACCGGGACCAGCTGCTGGCCATCGAGGCGCAGGACCGGGAGCTGGCCAAGGTGCTGCAGGAGCAG GAGAGAGCCAAGGCCAAGAAGGCACGTGAAAAGGCCAGGCAAAAGGCTCTTCAGAAAAAGCAGGCAGAAGGAAAGTCACCACTCCCAGAGCCATCTCCCAGGGTTCGTGGGTCCAGCCCTCAG GAAGGAAGGTCCAGCAGTTCCCCTCTGCAGCCTTTGGACTGCAACTCCCCCGGACCATCTGGGTATTCAAATAACGAGTCACCAGTACCCAGTAATTACGCTGGCTCCAGCCCAGGCTACTTGTCTCCCGAGTCTCCAAGGGAAGATGTGGaccagcagtggcagcagcctcCCCGAGGGCAGCGGCTCCAGAGGCCAGACTCTCTTGATCTCCCTGGAGTGTCACGGTCCACCACAGCCTCCATCCACCAGGAACCCTCAAGGAATCCCCACCACAACTTTCCTGTGgtgaaaacaaataaaccaaG ACTACCTGATCCAGAAAATGCTCCTGGTGAAGTCTTTGGtgagaccagcagcagcagcagcatggagCGCAGTCCAGGCATGGGCTTCACCAACATAGCGTGTGCCATTGACCCGACCTATCAGCGGCGGGTCATGCGGGGGGAGCTGGCGCCGTCCCCCCAGGCCACcctccagtcttcctcctcgtcctccaccacAAGCAGTGGTACAGGAGGTTTGGTAGGAGCCTCTGTCAGCTCACCAATCTCACCTCTGCCTCCTCCAG TGTTTGATGACGATGAGGAGGATGACTATCCGGTGCCGCCCTACATGCCCATCCAGGGCCAGCGCCGCACTGCCAGCCTGGAGAAGAACCGTAGACCAAAGCCTCCCAAGGAAAAGTCAAACAGTAAAGACAGTTGCAAGCAGCAGTAG